In one window of Hemicordylus capensis ecotype Gifberg chromosome 10, rHemCap1.1.pri, whole genome shotgun sequence DNA:
- the ZNF280D gene encoding zinc finger protein 280D isoform X1 — MAELFMECEEEELEPWQQKVKAIVVDDDDDDDEPIFVGEILSAKPASTYILNRVNPSSLRMGMQNGAPKRGAARPPSPGAVAAAASGFQSPARPAASTLAVQPQPRANSGSGTSQVLPRPLSGCASPQEAAKSSAGVAPPVSRSAASLARNLSIPVLAQSPSRPVAAVTAQPVSLNRVIPNNTSGLVFGLRQNLGVSQCQSGSAGNTTGLSKRPSTSEANSITPKKAKANETGSGGDSLVLPSVKSPSDTSSLQKGITPSNVKNGAPFPQACPKCNIHFNLLDPLKHHMKYCCPDMVHTFLGINPTDCSGTSTKIAETEKGKLIMLVNDFYYGKYEGNVQQVRQEQKTHTTFKCASCMKLLKNNIRFMNHMKHHLELEKQNSESWESHTTCQHCYRQFPTPFQLQCHIESTHTPHESSTICKICELSFETEQVLLQHMKDNHKPGEMPYVCQVCSYRSSSFSDVEKHFRAVHENTKNLLCPFCLKVIKIGAPYMHHYMRHQKKGVHRCTKCRLQFLTCKEKMDHKSQHHRTFKKPVQLEGLPPGTKAMPFLIWCTTSMGQFQPSLIVTQTFLSEVVCLYEQVTIRASVGSLHPGSLTASSVSTSASTLQLPPNTKMTYTKNHTKLNASKAKPKLKPLSLQKKQSPGASSSSQNSNSGGGGGSNKRNNKIANTALNNLRCSEIQKCIECYSDIRTFASHFPAYVRCSLCRYSTSCSKAYVNHMMSFHSARQSKRFWIYKNHSEQLRGITVVCLNCDFLTDVSGLDKMATHLNESPAHTCQVVIENVSLDDLDAENLPDLVSNTLLHNESEENPQKISRPNTPEGQKETSASASLQTKDSAEETNKEHPANHTDEAPLAPECAENKFPSVLENSSSPELQACSKDPTESAGGGDAASLGNQTHEAPLAAMCEENKSPSVLERSSSPGLLDCSNDCTDSAEKGNIDSLGKQTDEAPSVACMEAASVLAVEGPTIPELNTCSKDSAGEDKDHLGKQGDGDPLAVQCEENKLPSLLGNISDPGLQTCSQNPMDSAEEGGADPLGKPGECKENKLVLESNQGSLAFLDEPTDFAEGGNLDSLEHETSESEESTSVPATGDASASEPHGCSKDSAEAATGDHLGRQADACGENTAVLAVDDSVSPGPQACSKEILPERTECEDSGKDDHIGGEEKLETAIVGEAESCPNSEEAVSENQTKVAELDEVRLEDMDTNNSNLTSEEDVSFEQFLRRRGEPDSASSDASEQGSVHLEPLTPSEVLEHEATEILQKGGVAPSAQKAGLGSEPASRGSSPSQVEEPVSQTEESEETS; from the exons ATGGCAGAGCTTTTTATGGAATGTGAAGAAGAGGAGCTTGAGCCATGGCAACAAAAAGTGAAAGCCATTGTGgtggatgatgatgacgatgatgacgaACCCATCTTTGTTGGGGAGATCTTGAGCGCCAAGCCAGCCAGTACAT ATATATTGAACAGAGTGAACCCCAGCTCACTACGCATGGGAATGCAGAATGGTGCACCAAAAAGAG GTGCAGCCAGACCGCCCAGTCCtggagctgtggctgctgctgcttcaggctTCCAGTCTCCAGCCAGACCTGCAGCAAGCACCCTGGCAGTTCAGCCACAGCCACGAGCTAACAGTGGTTCAGGAACATCGCAGGTGCTGCCAAGACCTCTTTCTGGATGTGCATCGCCACAAGAGGCAGCCAAGTCCAGTGCTGGAGTCGCTCCGCCTGTTAGTAGATCCGCCGCAAGCTTAGCGAGGAACCTCAGCATCCCTGTCTTGGCTCAGTCTCCATCCAGACCGGTGGCCGCCGTAACTGCGCAGCCTGTCTCCCTGAATCGG GTTATACCAAATAATACTTCTGGCCTAGTCTTTGGCTTAAGGCAGAATTTGGGGGTCTCGCAGTGCCAGAGTGGATCCGCAGGAAACACAACAG GTTTGTCCAAGCGTCCATCTACTTCTGAAGCCAACAGTATTACTCCAAAAAAGGCCAAGGCCAATGAAACGGGATCTGGAGGTGATTCACTCGTTTTGCCTTCTGttaaatctccaagtgacacatcATCACTTCAGAAAG GCATTACACCAAGCAATGTTAAAAATGGAGCCCCTTTCCCTCAAGCATGTCCAAAGTGTAATATTCATTTCAATCTTCTGGACCCATTAAAACATCACATGAAG TATTGCTGTCCAGATATGGTACATACATTTTTGGGAATTAACCCAACAGACTGTTCAGGTACATCAACTAAGATTGCTgaaacagaaaaaggaaaattGATTATGTTAGTTAATGACTTCTATTATGGCAAATATGAGGGTAACGTCCAGCAGGTGCGTCAGGAGCAGAAGACACATACAACCTTTAAGTGTGCCAGCTGCATGAAGCTTCTGAAAAATAACATAAG GTTTATGAACCATATGAAGCATCACTTGGAGCTTGAAAAGCAGAACAGCGAAAGCTGGGAAAGCCACACCACCTGCCAGCACTGTTACCGTCAGTTCCCAACACCTTTCCAGCTGCAATGCCACATTGAAAGCACCCACACACCCCATGAATCATCGA CAATATGTAAAATATGTGAACTATCCTTTGAAACCGAGCAAGTTCTTTTGCAGCATATGAAGGACAATCACAAGCCTGGGGAAATGCCATATGTTTGCCAG GTGTGCAGTTACAGATCATCGTCATTTTCAGATGTGGAAAAACACTTTAGAGCGGTTCATGAAAATACAAAAAACCTGCTTTGCCCATTTTGCCTTAAAGTTATTAAAATTGGGGCACCATATATGCATCACTACATGAGACATCAG aaaaaaggagtcCATCGTTGTACAAAGTGCAGACTCCAGTTCCTGACATGCAAAGAAAAAATGGACCACAAATCTCAGCATCACCGgacatttaaaaaacctgttcAGTTGGAGGGATTGCCTCCAGGAACCAAA GCCATGCCCTTTCTGATTTGGTGTACTACGTCAATGGGTCAGTTCCAGCCATCCCTGATCGTGACACAGACATTCCTGTCGGAGGTGGTGTGTCTGTATGAACAG GTTACTATCAGAGCTTCTGTGGGATCTCTTCATCCTGGATCATTGACTGCGTCTTCTGTGAGCACAAGCGCGTCCACCTTACAGTTGCCTCCCAATACGAAAATGACATACACTAAGAACCATACGAAACTGAATGCAAGCAAAGCCAAGCCAAAACTGAAGCCCTTGAGCCTGCAGAAAAAGCAAAGTCCAGgagctagcagcagcagccagaacaGCAacagtggcggtggcggcggcagcaacaaaaggaacaataaaattgcaAATACAGCCTTAAATAATCTCAG ATGTTCAGAAATTCAGAAATGCATTGAGTGTTATTCGGATATAAGGACTTTTGCCAGCCACTTCCCAGCCTACGTCCGCTGCAGTTTATGCCGATACAGCACTAGCTGCAGCAAAGCTTATGTAAATCACATGATGAG TTTTCATAGTGCTCGTCAAAGTAAACGGTTTTGGATTTATAAGAACCATTCAGAACAACTAAG gggcaTTACCGTTGTTTGTCTCAATTGTGACTTCCTGACGGATGTTTCTGGCTTGGATAAGATGGCCACACACTTGAATGAAAGCCCTGCTCACACTTGCCAGGTTGTTATAGAGAATG tTTCCTTAGACGACCTAGATGCTGAAAACCTTCCTGA CCTGGTAAGCAACACGTTATTGCATAACGAAAGTGAAGAAAACCCCCAG AAAATTTCAAGACCTAATACACCTGAAGGGCAAAAGGAGACATCTGCTTCTGCAAG CTTGCAAACAAAAGACTCTGCAGAAGAAACAAACAAGGAGCACCCAGCAAATCATACTGATGAAGCTCCTTTAGCTCCAGAGTGTGCAGAAAACAAATTCCCTTCAGTTCTAGAAAACTCCTCCAGTCCAGAGCTCCAGGCCTGCTCAAAAGATCCCACAGAatctgcaggaggaggagatgcagcCAGCCTTGGAAATCAAACCCATGAAGCTCctttagctgccatgtgtgaaGAAAATAAATCCCCTTCAGTTCTAGAAAGGTCTTCCAGTCCAGGACTCTTGGACTGCTCAAATGACTGCACTGACTCTGCAGAAAAGGGAAATATCGACAGCCTTGGAAAACAAACTGATGAAGCTCCTTCAGTTGCATGCATGGAAGCTGCATCTGTGTTAGCTGTTGAAGGGCCCACCATTCCGGAACTTAATACCTGCTCCAAAGACTCTGCAGGAGAAGACAAAGATCACCTTGGAAAACAAGGTGATGGGGATCCTTTGGCTGTCCAATGTGAAGAAAATAAGCTTCCCTCACTTCTTGGAAACATCTCCGATCCAGGGCTCCAAACTTGTTCACAAAACCCCATGGACTCTGCAGAAGAAGGAGGTGCAGACCCTCTTGGGAAACCGGGTGAGTGCAAAGAGAATAAATTGGTTCTGGAAAGCAATCAAGGATCCTTAGCCTTCTTGGATGAGCCTACGGACTTTGCAGAAGGAGGAAATCTGGACAGTCTTGAACATGAAACTTCAGAGAGTGAAGAAAGTACATCTGTGCCAGCAACAGGAGATGCTTCTGCTTCAGAACCCCACGGCTGCTCAAAAGACTCTGCAGAAGCAGCAACTGGGGACCACCTTGGAAGACAAGCTGATGCATGTGGAGAAAATACAGCCGTGTTAGCTGTAGATGATTCTGTCAGTCCAGGGCCCCAAGCCTGTTCAAAAGAGATCTTGCCTGAAAGGACAGAGTGTGAGGATTCAGGTAAGGATGATCACATAGGAGGAGAGGAAAAGTTGGAAACTGCCATCGTTGGTGAAGCAGAAAGTTGTCCAAATTCAGAGGAGGCCGTCTCAGAAAACCAGACAAAAGTGGCTGAGTTGGATGAAGTGAGACTTGAGGACATGGATACAAACAACTCAAACTTGACATCTGAGGAAGATGTCAGCTTTGAACAGTTTTTGAGGAGACGAGGCGAGCCTGACTCTGCAAGTTCCGATGCGAGCGAGCAAGGGAGCGTGCATCTCGAGCCCCTGACTCCATCGGAGGTCCTTGAGCATGAAGCGACGGAGATTCTGCAGAAAGGTGGTGTTGCGCCTTCAGCCCAGAAGGCTGGGCTGGGTTCTGAACCAGCTTCTAGAGGGAGTAGCCCCAGCCAAGTGGAGGAACCTGTGAGCCAGACAGAGGAGAGCGAGGAGACCAGTTGA
- the ZNF280D gene encoding zinc finger protein 280D isoform X2: MAELFMECEEEELEPWQQKVKAIVVDDDDDDDEPIFVGEILSAKPASTYILNRVNPSSLRMGMQNGAPKRGAARPPSPGAVAAAASGFQSPARPAASTLAVQPQPRANSGSGTSQVLPRPLSGCASPQEAAKSSAGVAPPVSRSAASLARNLSIPVLAQSPSRPVAAVTAQPVSLNRVIPNNTSGLVFGLRQNLGVSQCQSGSAGNTTGLSKRPSTSEANSITPKKAKANETGSGGDSLVLPSVKSPSDTSSLQKGITPSNVKNGAPFPQACPKCNIHFNLLDPLKHHMKYCCPDMVHTFLGINPTDCSGTSTKIAETEKGKLIMLVNDFYYGKYEGNVQQVRQEQKTHTTFKCASCMKLLKNNIRFMNHMKHHLELEKQNSESWESHTTCQHCYRQFPTPFQLQCHIESTHTPHESSTICKICELSFETEQVLLQHMKDNHKPGEMPYVCQVCSYRSSSFSDVEKHFRAVHENTKNLLCPFCLKVIKIGAPYMHHYMRHQKKGVHRCTKCRLQFLTCKEKMDHKSQHHRTFKKPVQLEGLPPGTKVTIRASVGSLHPGSLTASSVSTSASTLQLPPNTKMTYTKNHTKLNASKAKPKLKPLSLQKKQSPGASSSSQNSNSGGGGGSNKRNNKIANTALNNLRCSEIQKCIECYSDIRTFASHFPAYVRCSLCRYSTSCSKAYVNHMMSFHSARQSKRFWIYKNHSEQLRGITVVCLNCDFLTDVSGLDKMATHLNESPAHTCQVVIENVSLDDLDAENLPDLVSNTLLHNESEENPQKISRPNTPEGQKETSASASLQTKDSAEETNKEHPANHTDEAPLAPECAENKFPSVLENSSSPELQACSKDPTESAGGGDAASLGNQTHEAPLAAMCEENKSPSVLERSSSPGLLDCSNDCTDSAEKGNIDSLGKQTDEAPSVACMEAASVLAVEGPTIPELNTCSKDSAGEDKDHLGKQGDGDPLAVQCEENKLPSLLGNISDPGLQTCSQNPMDSAEEGGADPLGKPGECKENKLVLESNQGSLAFLDEPTDFAEGGNLDSLEHETSESEESTSVPATGDASASEPHGCSKDSAEAATGDHLGRQADACGENTAVLAVDDSVSPGPQACSKEILPERTECEDSGKDDHIGGEEKLETAIVGEAESCPNSEEAVSENQTKVAELDEVRLEDMDTNNSNLTSEEDVSFEQFLRRRGEPDSASSDASEQGSVHLEPLTPSEVLEHEATEILQKGGVAPSAQKAGLGSEPASRGSSPSQVEEPVSQTEESEETS, translated from the exons ATGGCAGAGCTTTTTATGGAATGTGAAGAAGAGGAGCTTGAGCCATGGCAACAAAAAGTGAAAGCCATTGTGgtggatgatgatgacgatgatgacgaACCCATCTTTGTTGGGGAGATCTTGAGCGCCAAGCCAGCCAGTACAT ATATATTGAACAGAGTGAACCCCAGCTCACTACGCATGGGAATGCAGAATGGTGCACCAAAAAGAG GTGCAGCCAGACCGCCCAGTCCtggagctgtggctgctgctgcttcaggctTCCAGTCTCCAGCCAGACCTGCAGCAAGCACCCTGGCAGTTCAGCCACAGCCACGAGCTAACAGTGGTTCAGGAACATCGCAGGTGCTGCCAAGACCTCTTTCTGGATGTGCATCGCCACAAGAGGCAGCCAAGTCCAGTGCTGGAGTCGCTCCGCCTGTTAGTAGATCCGCCGCAAGCTTAGCGAGGAACCTCAGCATCCCTGTCTTGGCTCAGTCTCCATCCAGACCGGTGGCCGCCGTAACTGCGCAGCCTGTCTCCCTGAATCGG GTTATACCAAATAATACTTCTGGCCTAGTCTTTGGCTTAAGGCAGAATTTGGGGGTCTCGCAGTGCCAGAGTGGATCCGCAGGAAACACAACAG GTTTGTCCAAGCGTCCATCTACTTCTGAAGCCAACAGTATTACTCCAAAAAAGGCCAAGGCCAATGAAACGGGATCTGGAGGTGATTCACTCGTTTTGCCTTCTGttaaatctccaagtgacacatcATCACTTCAGAAAG GCATTACACCAAGCAATGTTAAAAATGGAGCCCCTTTCCCTCAAGCATGTCCAAAGTGTAATATTCATTTCAATCTTCTGGACCCATTAAAACATCACATGAAG TATTGCTGTCCAGATATGGTACATACATTTTTGGGAATTAACCCAACAGACTGTTCAGGTACATCAACTAAGATTGCTgaaacagaaaaaggaaaattGATTATGTTAGTTAATGACTTCTATTATGGCAAATATGAGGGTAACGTCCAGCAGGTGCGTCAGGAGCAGAAGACACATACAACCTTTAAGTGTGCCAGCTGCATGAAGCTTCTGAAAAATAACATAAG GTTTATGAACCATATGAAGCATCACTTGGAGCTTGAAAAGCAGAACAGCGAAAGCTGGGAAAGCCACACCACCTGCCAGCACTGTTACCGTCAGTTCCCAACACCTTTCCAGCTGCAATGCCACATTGAAAGCACCCACACACCCCATGAATCATCGA CAATATGTAAAATATGTGAACTATCCTTTGAAACCGAGCAAGTTCTTTTGCAGCATATGAAGGACAATCACAAGCCTGGGGAAATGCCATATGTTTGCCAG GTGTGCAGTTACAGATCATCGTCATTTTCAGATGTGGAAAAACACTTTAGAGCGGTTCATGAAAATACAAAAAACCTGCTTTGCCCATTTTGCCTTAAAGTTATTAAAATTGGGGCACCATATATGCATCACTACATGAGACATCAG aaaaaaggagtcCATCGTTGTACAAAGTGCAGACTCCAGTTCCTGACATGCAAAGAAAAAATGGACCACAAATCTCAGCATCACCGgacatttaaaaaacctgttcAGTTGGAGGGATTGCCTCCAGGAACCAAA GTTACTATCAGAGCTTCTGTGGGATCTCTTCATCCTGGATCATTGACTGCGTCTTCTGTGAGCACAAGCGCGTCCACCTTACAGTTGCCTCCCAATACGAAAATGACATACACTAAGAACCATACGAAACTGAATGCAAGCAAAGCCAAGCCAAAACTGAAGCCCTTGAGCCTGCAGAAAAAGCAAAGTCCAGgagctagcagcagcagccagaacaGCAacagtggcggtggcggcggcagcaacaaaaggaacaataaaattgcaAATACAGCCTTAAATAATCTCAG ATGTTCAGAAATTCAGAAATGCATTGAGTGTTATTCGGATATAAGGACTTTTGCCAGCCACTTCCCAGCCTACGTCCGCTGCAGTTTATGCCGATACAGCACTAGCTGCAGCAAAGCTTATGTAAATCACATGATGAG TTTTCATAGTGCTCGTCAAAGTAAACGGTTTTGGATTTATAAGAACCATTCAGAACAACTAAG gggcaTTACCGTTGTTTGTCTCAATTGTGACTTCCTGACGGATGTTTCTGGCTTGGATAAGATGGCCACACACTTGAATGAAAGCCCTGCTCACACTTGCCAGGTTGTTATAGAGAATG tTTCCTTAGACGACCTAGATGCTGAAAACCTTCCTGA CCTGGTAAGCAACACGTTATTGCATAACGAAAGTGAAGAAAACCCCCAG AAAATTTCAAGACCTAATACACCTGAAGGGCAAAAGGAGACATCTGCTTCTGCAAG CTTGCAAACAAAAGACTCTGCAGAAGAAACAAACAAGGAGCACCCAGCAAATCATACTGATGAAGCTCCTTTAGCTCCAGAGTGTGCAGAAAACAAATTCCCTTCAGTTCTAGAAAACTCCTCCAGTCCAGAGCTCCAGGCCTGCTCAAAAGATCCCACAGAatctgcaggaggaggagatgcagcCAGCCTTGGAAATCAAACCCATGAAGCTCctttagctgccatgtgtgaaGAAAATAAATCCCCTTCAGTTCTAGAAAGGTCTTCCAGTCCAGGACTCTTGGACTGCTCAAATGACTGCACTGACTCTGCAGAAAAGGGAAATATCGACAGCCTTGGAAAACAAACTGATGAAGCTCCTTCAGTTGCATGCATGGAAGCTGCATCTGTGTTAGCTGTTGAAGGGCCCACCATTCCGGAACTTAATACCTGCTCCAAAGACTCTGCAGGAGAAGACAAAGATCACCTTGGAAAACAAGGTGATGGGGATCCTTTGGCTGTCCAATGTGAAGAAAATAAGCTTCCCTCACTTCTTGGAAACATCTCCGATCCAGGGCTCCAAACTTGTTCACAAAACCCCATGGACTCTGCAGAAGAAGGAGGTGCAGACCCTCTTGGGAAACCGGGTGAGTGCAAAGAGAATAAATTGGTTCTGGAAAGCAATCAAGGATCCTTAGCCTTCTTGGATGAGCCTACGGACTTTGCAGAAGGAGGAAATCTGGACAGTCTTGAACATGAAACTTCAGAGAGTGAAGAAAGTACATCTGTGCCAGCAACAGGAGATGCTTCTGCTTCAGAACCCCACGGCTGCTCAAAAGACTCTGCAGAAGCAGCAACTGGGGACCACCTTGGAAGACAAGCTGATGCATGTGGAGAAAATACAGCCGTGTTAGCTGTAGATGATTCTGTCAGTCCAGGGCCCCAAGCCTGTTCAAAAGAGATCTTGCCTGAAAGGACAGAGTGTGAGGATTCAGGTAAGGATGATCACATAGGAGGAGAGGAAAAGTTGGAAACTGCCATCGTTGGTGAAGCAGAAAGTTGTCCAAATTCAGAGGAGGCCGTCTCAGAAAACCAGACAAAAGTGGCTGAGTTGGATGAAGTGAGACTTGAGGACATGGATACAAACAACTCAAACTTGACATCTGAGGAAGATGTCAGCTTTGAACAGTTTTTGAGGAGACGAGGCGAGCCTGACTCTGCAAGTTCCGATGCGAGCGAGCAAGGGAGCGTGCATCTCGAGCCCCTGACTCCATCGGAGGTCCTTGAGCATGAAGCGACGGAGATTCTGCAGAAAGGTGGTGTTGCGCCTTCAGCCCAGAAGGCTGGGCTGGGTTCTGAACCAGCTTCTAGAGGGAGTAGCCCCAGCCAAGTGGAGGAACCTGTGAGCCAGACAGAGGAGAGCGAGGAGACCAGTTGA